One Triticum dicoccoides isolate Atlit2015 ecotype Zavitan chromosome 5B, WEW_v2.0, whole genome shotgun sequence genomic window carries:
- the LOC119307314 gene encoding uncharacterized protein LOC119307314 isoform X1 yields the protein MAAYPTRRDDPLAEKKRKLDVWSEEEEVWSPDPSLGHDYSAKTEQARREEESAPRPVKIPTLDHFKPPTRFHIAELFSVRESGSQAVLSAAKFLLGVSSSLDGEPLRRCSGFWVDWDAEKKTGLVLTTARLIRTKDAPYSVWTGGQEYAPNADVTVHLLNGTSAKGELVYYQPHYDIAFLNVEVDQPIKLPSLREKDVEFAQEVFQLGRDNSLNLRITYARAEYLNPNLFERHHNVYFCSPDGHDDDNNEYDNGGLVIDLSGKVVGMVNDPERFGSFIPSSILLNCFDSWKKYRYIGRPHLGMRFEAIKLLEPAHVDMLCRMYNIDDGLVVREVSKGSNAEKCGIQKGDLIECIKGKCISTTVQLENLLMSICKHPSDNKNGRNTEVHISVGLFQTLKKCRRTVELTATVSDLGEVIARGTRVS from the exons ATGGCGGCTTATCCGACCAGACGAGACGACCCCTTGGcggagaagaagaggaagttggaTGTGTGGAGCGAAGAGGAAGAGGTCTGGTCGCCTGATCCGTCCTTGGGCCATGACTACTCGGCCAAGACGGAGCAGGCCAGACGCGAAGAAGAATCAG CTCCCCGCCCTGTGAAAATCCCCACGCTCGATCACTTCAAGCCCCCGACCCGGTTCCACATTGCCGAGCTCTTCTCCGTCCGTGAATCCGGAAGCCAGGCCGTCCTCTCGGCCGCCAAATTCCTTCTAGGGGTTTCATCCTCCCTTG ATGGTGAGCCGCTGAGACGGTGCTCCGGCTTCTGGGTCGATTGGGATGCGGAGAAGAAAACCGGCCTTGTCTTGACAACTGCACGGCTGATTCGCACAAAGGACGCTCCTTACAGCGTCTGGACAGGCGGCCAAGAGTATGCCCCTAATGCTGAT GTCACTGTTCATTTGCTAAATGGCACTAGTGCAAAGGGCGAGCTGGTCTACTATCAGCCCCATTACGATATCGCTTTCTTGAATGTTGAGGTGGATCAACCAATCAAGTTACCATCTCTTCGTGAAAAAGATGTAGAATTTGCTCAAGAGGTTTTTCAGCTAGGAAGAGACAATTCCTTAAATCTAAGGATAACATATGCTAGGGCAGAATATCTGAATCCAAACTTGTTTGAGCGGCACCACAACGTGTACTTTTGTTCTCCAGATGGCCATGACGATGATAATAATGAG TATGACAATGGGGGGCTAGTTATTGACTTGAGTGGAAAAGTTGTTGGAATGGTCAACGACCCTGAGAGATTTGGGTCTTTTATACCTTCTTCCATTTTGCTCAATTGTTTCGATTCATGGAAGAAATATCG GTACATTGGTCGGCCCCATCTTGGGATGAGGTTTGAGGCCATCAAGCTCCTAGAGCCTGCTCATGTTGACATGTTATGTCGTATGTATAACATTGATGACGGTCTTGTTGTTAGAGAG GTGTCCAAAGGATCTAATGCTGAGAAATGTGGAATCCAAAAAGGTGATCTTATTGAATGTATTAAGGGAAAATGCATTTCTACCACAGTTCAG TTGGAAAATCTGTTGATGAGCATATGCAAACACCCTTCAGATAATAAAAATGGCCGTAATACTGAAGTTCATATTTCT GTTGGGTTGTTTCAAACACTCAAAAAATGCCGAAGGACCGTAGAGTTGACTGCAACTGTATCAGACCTTGGAGAAGTTATTGCAAGAG GTACTAGAGTCTCTTGA
- the LOC119307314 gene encoding uncharacterized protein LOC119307314 isoform X2 has product MAAYPTRRDDPLAEKKRKLDVWSEEEEVWSPDPSLGHDYSAKTEQARREEESDGEPLRRCSGFWVDWDAEKKTGLVLTTARLIRTKDAPYSVWTGGQEYAPNADVTVHLLNGTSAKGELVYYQPHYDIAFLNVEVDQPIKLPSLREKDVEFAQEVFQLGRDNSLNLRITYARAEYLNPNLFERHHNVYFCSPDGHDDDNNEYDNGGLVIDLSGKVVGMVNDPERFGSFIPSSILLNCFDSWKKYRYIGRPHLGMRFEAIKLLEPAHVDMLCRMYNIDDGLVVREVSKGSNAEKCGIQKGDLIECIKGKCISTTVQLENLLMSICKHPSDNKNGRNTEVHISVGLFQTLKKCRRTVELTATVSDLGEVIARGTRVS; this is encoded by the exons ATGGCGGCTTATCCGACCAGACGAGACGACCCCTTGGcggagaagaagaggaagttggaTGTGTGGAGCGAAGAGGAAGAGGTCTGGTCGCCTGATCCGTCCTTGGGCCATGACTACTCGGCCAAGACGGAGCAGGCCAGACGCGAAGAAGAATCAG ATGGTGAGCCGCTGAGACGGTGCTCCGGCTTCTGGGTCGATTGGGATGCGGAGAAGAAAACCGGCCTTGTCTTGACAACTGCACGGCTGATTCGCACAAAGGACGCTCCTTACAGCGTCTGGACAGGCGGCCAAGAGTATGCCCCTAATGCTGAT GTCACTGTTCATTTGCTAAATGGCACTAGTGCAAAGGGCGAGCTGGTCTACTATCAGCCCCATTACGATATCGCTTTCTTGAATGTTGAGGTGGATCAACCAATCAAGTTACCATCTCTTCGTGAAAAAGATGTAGAATTTGCTCAAGAGGTTTTTCAGCTAGGAAGAGACAATTCCTTAAATCTAAGGATAACATATGCTAGGGCAGAATATCTGAATCCAAACTTGTTTGAGCGGCACCACAACGTGTACTTTTGTTCTCCAGATGGCCATGACGATGATAATAATGAG TATGACAATGGGGGGCTAGTTATTGACTTGAGTGGAAAAGTTGTTGGAATGGTCAACGACCCTGAGAGATTTGGGTCTTTTATACCTTCTTCCATTTTGCTCAATTGTTTCGATTCATGGAAGAAATATCG GTACATTGGTCGGCCCCATCTTGGGATGAGGTTTGAGGCCATCAAGCTCCTAGAGCCTGCTCATGTTGACATGTTATGTCGTATGTATAACATTGATGACGGTCTTGTTGTTAGAGAG GTGTCCAAAGGATCTAATGCTGAGAAATGTGGAATCCAAAAAGGTGATCTTATTGAATGTATTAAGGGAAAATGCATTTCTACCACAGTTCAG TTGGAAAATCTGTTGATGAGCATATGCAAACACCCTTCAGATAATAAAAATGGCCGTAATACTGAAGTTCATATTTCT GTTGGGTTGTTTCAAACACTCAAAAAATGCCGAAGGACCGTAGAGTTGACTGCAACTGTATCAGACCTTGGAGAAGTTATTGCAAGAG GTACTAGAGTCTCTTGA